In Candidatus Saccharimonadales bacterium, one genomic interval encodes:
- the pth gene encoding aminoacyl-tRNA hydrolase — MKLIVGLGNVGAGHDHNRHNLGFMVVNELAQRMEAEFAAKPNWRMDLAEVGEGADKQILAKPTTMMNLSGQAIGKVMQFYKLEPSEVWVIHDELDLQFGQLRVREGGGDAGHNGVKSVISSIGPHCIRWRIGIGRPPEHMDSADFVLQNFSPQEVGQLPMVIKGAADAIEQALDHGHEDTTHKLLES; from the coding sequence ATGAAATTAATTGTTGGATTGGGTAATGTTGGAGCCGGTCATGATCACAATCGCCACAACCTGGGGTTTATGGTGGTTAATGAGCTAGCTCAGCGAATGGAAGCTGAGTTTGCGGCCAAACCAAATTGGCGGATGGATCTAGCCGAGGTCGGGGAGGGGGCCGACAAGCAAATACTGGCTAAACCGACTACGATGATGAATCTGAGTGGGCAGGCTATCGGCAAAGTCATGCAGTTTTATAAACTAGAGCCGTCTGAGGTTTGGGTCATCCATGATGAGTTGGATTTGCAGTTTGGACAATTGCGGGTCCGCGAGGGCGGGGGCGATGCTGGCCACAACGGCGTTAAATCAGTTATTAGTTCGATCGGCCCTCATTGCATCCGTTGGCGCATTGGTATCGGCCGGCCCCCGGAGCACATGGATTCGGCTGATTTTGTGCTGCAAAACTTTAGCCCCCAAGAAGTGGGGCAGTTGCCGATGGTTATAAAAGGCGCGGCTGACGCCATTGAACAGGCCCTGGACCACGGCCATGAGGACACAACTCATAAGTTGCTCGAGTCTTAA